The DNA sequence GCAACGCCATATTGTCTGACCATCCTCTGTTTTTCCAACCTCCTGTGGCTTAGGCTTAATATTATTCTGATAATAATCATATGTTACTGAAGGAACATTGCTTAAAACTTCCATATCGGTTATCTCACCAATAAACATCGTATGTGAACCCAAGTCCTCTGTTTTAGTAACTGTCACAGAAATGTATGCATTTGTACCTTCTGTAATATAATAAATACCATTCGTGCCTCTGGCACACTGCTCAAATGTTTCAAACTTATTGGTATCTCTTCCTGATTGGAAGCCAAAATGTTTGAACAATTCAAATTGTGCCTTCTGACTTAAGACTGATACAGTAAATTTTCCGGTTCTTTGAATCATATCATGCGTATAATTTGACTTATTTACACAGATACTTAGCTGGTTTGGTTCCGAAGCTGCCTGAATGGCTGTATTAATGATGCATCCGTTATCTTTTTCTGCTTCTTTAGCGGTCAATATAAACAGTCCATAACTCAACTTATACATTGCTTTCCTATCCATGCTGTTCCTCCTTTACCTTCTCCCTGCATTTCGGGCAAATGCCTTTAAATGAAATATCGTAATCCACAAATTCAATTCCATGAGTGTTATGAATTCTTTCCAGCAAATCCGGTATTTGATCCATATCCACATCAAAAATTTCACCGCACTTTATACATCTTACATGGTAATGATTTTTCAATGTAAAATCAAATCGGTTCGGTCCATTCAGAACTTCAACCTTTCTTAATGCACCTTCCTCTACCAATATATCAAGATTTCTATATACAGTTCCTTTTCCAATTGATGGATATGCTTCTTTTATAAATTCATACACTTCATTTGCCGTAACGTGTCTTCTCATTTCGTATACGGTATTTCTTACGAGATCTTTTTGAATGGTATTTCTCCTTCTTGTCATTCATTCTCCTTATTGGGAATAATTCTTAATAAGGATTATATGCCACTATCATCCTGTTGTCAATAAAAATAGTAATAATTCTCATTATTATAAAAGCTGCCAAACTGAACATCTTTTACCTGAATAACTATTTTATTTTGCGTTCAAATACATATTCTGAATCTGAAGATAAATCAGACCTAAACGAGTATCCGAGTCTGTCAAATTTCTGAATCTCCACCAGATTTTCAATATTATTTTCCGCTATGAATCTGACCATTTCACCACGAGCCATCTTGGCATAGGTACCTTTTGTTACCAATTTATCTCCGGATAACTCACAAAATACAATCGTAATATATCTGTCCTGTGGTGTCAGATACTTTTCTATACATTTTGAGTATTCTTTTGATGCAAGATTAATGATAATCCTACTGTCATCGATTACTGAGCGGTATAACAATTCCCCCCAGTACTCATACAGATTTTTTGCATCTCCAATTCCAACCTTTGCCTGCATTTCAAGACGATAAGGAGTCACACCATCCATTGGTTTTAAAATGCCATAAAACGCAGACAAGATTCTTAAATGATTTTGCAAATACTCAAACTGCTGGATTTCAAACACAGATGGTGCCATATATTGAAATGCAATCCCTTCATATGCTAAAACAGCCGGAGTAAGCCCGTTATAAAGATTCATATTTTCCAATCTGTTAAAGTTCTGCTCTGCAATCTTGTCATTACATTTCCAGATAGCTTTCAGTTCTTCTTTTGATTTGCTTTTCATCCAGTTTAATACTTCTGCTGTCTTATCAATATAGACAGGCAGTCCAACCGGTGCTAAGTTATCGGTATCTACTATCATCTTTTTTGCAGGTGATAAAATAATCTTCATTATGCCAATTCCTTAAGCATATTTTCAGGATCATCTGCCGCCTTGACTTTATCATTTGCCTTTATAATGATTCCCTGCTCATCAATAAGATAAGTAGTTCTTACTACACCCATAGATACTTTTCCATAATTTTTCTTTTCTTTCCAGACATCATATGCTTCAATAACTTTACGATCCGGGTCTGCTAATAGCGTAAATGCCAGTCCGTATTTTTCTTCAAATCTCTTGTGAGACGCTACAGAGTCCTTGCTCACTCCGAGAATAACAGCTCCCTTCTCATTAAACTGTGGATAACGCTCAGAAAAGCCACATGCCTGCTTCGTACATCCTGGTGTATTATCCTTTGGATAAAAATATAGGATCACTTTTTTTCCTGCATAATCGCTTAATTTATGCATTTCTCCATTCTGATCCGGCAATTCAAAGTCCGGTGCTTTTTTTCCTACTTCTAACATATTTTATTCCTCCACTTCTTTCATTCCCATCTGTTTTCTTGTCCTCTTATTGCCAGAAATCATTTTATGACCAGAATAGACTGCCATAATCAAGCATATCAGAGAGCCAAATGCAAAGTATTTGTGTGCTGCTTTTAACCCTTTATATCCTGTATAAAAAGTTCCAACCATTGTAACTATTGCTCCGATTGACCAATATTTATGTGCTTTCATTTTATACCTCCAAATTGATTAAGCTGTTTCCAAAATAAATATCTCTGGATCATTAACAATATTGTACATTCCATCCATTACTTTCGACAAGTAGTGAAAGAAAAATAATCATTCCAAATACAAAAGGATGTATCACGATAATTCTGGCATTACCTTGACGCATCCTTTCGTGTTGTATTTTTTTCTTCTTAATGACAGCTATGGCTTCCGCATCCATGCTCACCACACGTATGTCCTTCCTCATGGTTGTGCTCATGGTGAGAACACTTCACATCCGAATTATAATCAAGCGTATCATTGATAAAAGCTTCTACTGCTTTATCCGCATCTCCTGAAACTCCGCCAAAAAGCTTAATACCCGCTGCCGCTAACGCAGTCTGAGCACCCCCTCCGATTCCGCCGCAGATCAAAACATCGGCATTTAATGCATTAAGAACTCCTGCCAATGCACCATGTCCGCTTCCATTCGTATCTACTACTTCTGAATGTAGCACTTTTCCTTCCTCTACATCGTAAATCTTAAATGTCTCTGTGTGTCCAAAGTGTTGGAAAATCTGTCCATTTTCATATGTTACTGCTATTCTCATGATACCTTCTCCTTTTTCTACTGCATATTTTTGATAAATCTCATGATTGTAACATCCTCCAAAGCTACAGTCGCTGCTCTGACCGTCACAGATTATGAAATCCCCACCCTCAATTTTAAGCGGATGTCCATCAATGAGAGCATCTGCTATTTTCTTTCTGGCAATCTCGTAAATCCGTTGGACCGTCGTTCTTGCGATCTGCATAGATTCCGCACACTGCTCCTGACTGTAACCTTTCTTGTCCAAAAGACGGATTGTCTCGTACTCATCTACCGTCAGAACAATGGGCATTTTTTTCTCAGTATCATCTGCCGGAAGGAATTCTAAAACATTTGGGAAATGGCAGACTTTTCTGCATTTTACTGGTCTCGGCATGAAATTGCTCCTTTCTCGCCTTTCT is a window from the Lachnospiraceae bacterium GAM79 genome containing:
- the yaaA gene encoding peroxide stress protein YaaA, coding for MKIILSPAKKMIVDTDNLAPVGLPVYIDKTAEVLNWMKSKSKEELKAIWKCNDKIAEQNFNRLENMNLYNGLTPAVLAYEGIAFQYMAPSVFEIQQFEYLQNHLRILSAFYGILKPMDGVTPYRLEMQAKVGIGDAKNLYEYWGELLYRSVIDDSRIIINLASKEYSKCIEKYLTPQDRYITIVFCELSGDKLVTKGTYAKMARGEMVRFIAENNIENLVEIQKFDRLGYSFRSDLSSDSEYVFERKIK
- a CDS encoding transcriptional repressor yields the protein MTRRRNTIQKDLVRNTVYEMRRHVTANEVYEFIKEAYPSIGKGTVYRNLDILVEEGALRKVEVLNGPNRFDFTLKNHYHVRCIKCGEIFDVDMDQIPDLLERIHNTHGIEFVDYDISFKGICPKCREKVKEEQHG
- the bcp gene encoding thioredoxin-dependent thiol peroxidase, with translation MLEVGKKAPDFELPDQNGEMHKLSDYAGKKVILYFYPKDNTPGCTKQACGFSERYPQFNEKGAVILGVSKDSVASHKRFEEKYGLAFTLLADPDRKVIEAYDVWKEKKNYGKVSMGVVRTTYLIDEQGIIIKANDKVKAADDPENMLKELA
- a CDS encoding DUF6219 family protein, with translation MKAHKYWSIGAIVTMVGTFYTGYKGLKAAHKYFAFGSLICLIMAVYSGHKMISGNKRTRKQMGMKEVEE
- a CDS encoding DUF134 domain-containing protein; amino-acid sequence: MPRPVKCRKVCHFPNVLEFLPADDTEKKMPIVLTVDEYETIRLLDKKGYSQEQCAESMQIARTTVQRIYEIARKKIADALIDGHPLKIEGGDFIICDGQSSDCSFGGCYNHEIYQKYAVEKGEGIMRIAVTYENGQIFQHFGHTETFKIYDVEEGKVLHSEVVDTNGSGHGALAGVLNALNADVLICGGIGGGAQTALAAAGIKLFGGVSGDADKAVEAFINDTLDYNSDVKCSHHEHNHEEGHTCGEHGCGSHSCH